A window from Vigna angularis cultivar LongXiaoDou No.4 chromosome 7, ASM1680809v1, whole genome shotgun sequence encodes these proteins:
- the LOC108336559 gene encoding heavy metal-associated isoprenylated plant protein 47 isoform X2, with protein sequence MKQRIVIKVEVESEKCRSKVLTVAAKSQGVLSLSLEGESRDRVVVTGDGVDAVQLTNQLRKKFRYTTLISVEDMEEDEEEDEEEEEEEEEEEEAAPKENSPRSHPPPFQICTTYLQGCPLCTGFVPPSPMHSHVVYDSDHNSCTIV encoded by the exons atgaag CAGAGAATAGTTATAAAGGTGGAAGTGGAGAGTGAAAAATGCAGAAGCAAAGTCCTAACAGTCGCTGCCAAATCTCAAG GAGTGCTTTCACTATCCTTAGAAGGCGAAAGCAGAGACCGAGTGGTGGTTACCGGAGATGGAGTCGATGCTGTTCAATTAACCAATCAGCTCAGAAAGAAATTCCGCTATACCACGCTAATAAGTGTGGAAGATatggaagaagacgaagaagaagatgaagaagaggaggaggaggaggaggaagaagaagaagccgCGCCAAAGGAAAATTCACCACGCTCTCATCCACCACCTTTTCAAATTTGCACAACCTATCTTCAAGGTTGTCCATTATGTACCGGCTTTGTTCCACCTTCTCCCATGCATAGTCACGTGGTTTATGATTCCGACCACAATAGCTGCACCATCGTCTGA
- the LOC108336559 gene encoding heavy metal-associated isoprenylated plant protein 47 isoform X1, translated as MLQQRIVIKVEVESEKCRSKVLTVAAKSQGVLSLSLEGESRDRVVVTGDGVDAVQLTNQLRKKFRYTTLISVEDMEEDEEEDEEEEEEEEEEEEAAPKENSPRSHPPPFQICTTYLQGCPLCTGFVPPSPMHSHVVYDSDHNSCTIV; from the exons ATGCTGCAGCAGAGAATAGTTATAAAGGTGGAAGTGGAGAGTGAAAAATGCAGAAGCAAAGTCCTAACAGTCGCTGCCAAATCTCAAG GAGTGCTTTCACTATCCTTAGAAGGCGAAAGCAGAGACCGAGTGGTGGTTACCGGAGATGGAGTCGATGCTGTTCAATTAACCAATCAGCTCAGAAAGAAATTCCGCTATACCACGCTAATAAGTGTGGAAGATatggaagaagacgaagaagaagatgaagaagaggaggaggaggaggaggaagaagaagaagccgCGCCAAAGGAAAATTCACCACGCTCTCATCCACCACCTTTTCAAATTTGCACAACCTATCTTCAAGGTTGTCCATTATGTACCGGCTTTGTTCCACCTTCTCCCATGCATAGTCACGTGGTTTATGATTCCGACCACAATAGCTGCACCATCGTCTGA
- the LOC128197966 gene encoding heavy metal-associated isoprenylated plant protein 47-like, whose amino-acid sequence MQKIVIQVRMENDKCRSKAMKIAAASQGVHSVALEGEDRDQVVVTGDAIDSVCLTNKLRKKFKYATLMSVTDENEDGDAGGEQKDQITIEKIFPIPYCYSNFPPPSHLYVVDYDSYPNACSIL is encoded by the exons ATGCAGAAAATAGTTATCCAAGTGCGCATGGAGAATGACAAATGCAGAAGCAAGGCAATGAAAATTGCTGCTGCGTCTCAAG GTGTGCATTCAGTGGCATTAGAGGGTGAAGACAGAGATCAAGTGGTGGTGACTGGAGATGCAATTGATTCGGTTTGCTTGACtaataaattaagaaagaaGTTCAAATATGCAACTCTTATGAGTGTGACAGACGAAAACGAGGATGGTGATGCTGGAGGGGAACAGAAAGATCAAATCACTATAGAGAAAATCTTTCCAATACCTTATTGTTATTCAAATTTTCCTCCACCCAGTCATTTATATGTAGTGGATTATGATTCATACCCCAATGCTTGCTCCATTCTCTAA